cttcattctcttcatgatggttttgcccttttcagggcaaactactacatgaatgacttgaaaaagagtcctcatgagctatactcccttctcgtacagaccgagaaggatatgaaattgagtgggagcatgaagcaggatgttctcacgatttccaataaaagtaagggtaagggcaaggcgaatgacgacctagctgtaggtaagccaaagtttaaaaagccaggaaacggtaagagtgcgcctggtgagactagtggctcacagggcaaggcaaagagcaagggcggtgacatagagtgccaccattgtcacaagactggacattggaggaggaactgtcccgtttaccgtgaggacatcaaagaaggccgcgtcattcctgttggtatgtcatcttatattcatatgattgagattaaccatgcaagtttcggaacttgggtacttgatactggttgtggttctcatctgtgtaatcatttgcagggcctaaggaacatcatacctctcgaaaaaggtgatgtggacctgcgagtcgagaatggagcacgagttgctgctgtctcgaagggaacatatgtaatccaactccctagtggttttcgattatttttaaataatcattactatgtacccagtttgtctaagaacattatttctgtttccgtatttgctaaagacggttttgcattttcaataaaggataatagctgtattttctctttcaatgaaatgatttatggcaaagcagtttccatgaatggaatttacatcttagaccaaaccacggatatattacacgtgaataataagaaaataaaggttggtgacaaagatcaaacctatctatggcattgtcgaatgggacacataaatgagaaacgcgtgaagaaacttgtcgataatgggactattcccgcattcgatttttctacatatggcacgtgtgaatcatgtctcattggcaagatgactcgaatttccttcaaaggtgttggaatgcgcgctagtgacctattaggactcatacatactgatgtttgtggacctatgtcaattaccgctagagatggctatagatattttatcactttcacggacgatttgagtagatatggatatgtctacttaatgaagtataaaagtgagtccattgagaaattcaaggaataccagaacagggtacagaaccaactgggtaaaaaggttaaagcactccgttcagatcggggtggcgaatatctttcaaatgagtttgatcaacaccttaaagactgtggaatagttctacagttaactccacctggaacacctcaattgaatggtgtgtcctaacggagaaatcgaaccttactcgatatggttcgatccatgatgagtcacacagtagtgcctgattcattatggggttatgctcttttgtcagctgttctcatacttaaccgaagtccgactaaagatgtcgacaagactccatatgaaatgtggaagggaacggtccctaatttgtcctttattcgggtttggggctgcgaggcttatgtcaagtggagacacgaggataagcttggcccgcgatcggtcaagacatactttataggttatccaaaaggaacatttggtcattacttctattcgcctaccgaacatcgagtttttgttgcggctagtgcgacgttcttagagaaataatttctcaagaacaagacgagtaatagaaccttcgagctgtcggtgattccagaaccaacaaccgaggaacggatggaggaagttgttcctccaactgatgatacggttaatattcctgaggaacctaggaggtcgggtagagtctctcatcctccggacagatacattggtatggtcgaggagaatgacgttttactcctagagagtaatgaacccgttacctataaaagtgctatgacctgttccgactcaaagctatggctcgaagccatgcaatccgagatggactccatgtatgagaatgacgtttgggatctagttgatttacctaatatggtaaaacctctacagtgcaaatggctttacaagataaagcgttctgtagacacgcaaccagatacctataaggcacgacttgtggcaaaaggtttcactcaagtgcacggattgcattatgatgagagtTTTTCACCTGTAGTCaagctacgttccattcggataatcttagcgattgccgcatttcatgattatgaaatttggcaaatggatgtgaaaactgccttcttaaacggttatttggaggaagagttgtacatggtgcaacccgaaggtttcatagatcctgaacatcctaagaaagtatgcaagcttaagcgttccatttttggacttaagcaagcttctcggagttggaatcatcgtttcgaccaggtgataaaagagtatggtttcactcgatcggtcgaggaaccatgcttatatatcaagtcgagtgggagcaagattgtattcttgatattgtatgtcgatgacatactcttgattaggaatgacattcctctcctatcttcggttaaaggatggttgaagaaccatttccagataaaagatctgggtgaggcacaacgcattttgggaatccgtatctaccgagatagatcacgacggacgttaccACTTaatcaggagtcttatttggataagattcttgagatgttcatcatgaccaactccaagaaggggaacctttcaatgacgactgggatgcttttgagcaagtctcagtcacccacgatgccttaagggattgagcgcatgagtcgtgttccttatgcatctgcaataggatcgatcatgtatgccatgatatgcacacgtccagacgtagcatatgcattgagtatgacgagtcggtaccaaaagactccaggtgaaacacactggatagctgttaaaaacatcctcaagtacctatggaggactaaggattgggtattgacttatggaggcgatactaagctatgcgcaatcggttacgcagatgctagcttccaaacggatcgagatgactcaaaatctcactccgggttcgtcttcactcttaatggtgctgcggtcagctggaagagttccaaacagagtgttgtagcagattctactactgaatccgagtactatgccgcttcggaggcagcaaatgaagccatatggatgcgtcaattcttacaaggactcacggtagttcctagttcgaatgacccgatcaccatctattgtgacaatagaggtgccatcttacaggctaaggagccaaagtctagcaacaaatctagacatgtacatcagaaagctcacctgatccgtgattacgtggagcaagaagagatagtgatagacaagattgcgacggatgataacatcgcggatcctatcactaaaccgttgaattatggtaagcatgtagggcacgttaattccacgggaattaaacgtgttcatgaattgtagtacttgattatggatttgatacattatctttttcatatactatttataacttcatcgttttattataatattttgtttttcatgtggattgtactgacaacattgaacaccacaaagtgaactgaattacattatatttattttggttcataatcgccaatgtgagctgataactccggctattatattgtgcagtcgattgatggtgggttcaacgagccataagtcaaacggttgactgatcgatcacatatgcgggattataacgatacctcgtaggacaactttttgtgacaacgtaatggagtcctaaatgtttaaaaacattcggtgccaggtcgtggataggacatccattgtgttgctagagtcgattcttttgactatcgactgtctcttgagattaaggcagtttttgggtgactttgatttctttctcacgatcccgacgtaatcggaggctaagtagattttttctgggtcatttcatactgtgcttacatctgcaggattcgagttgaggaaaatatccaacccttatcaggtatagttatttctcagggccactcgaggagttgtaactgaaatgcatggccatgctcgaatgttgattcgtttatcagttaagttactctctagtcggggaaaccactcttgataatgatcgcttgtaaaatatgacctttgtgaatacggatttgcaaattgttttacattgagtgggagaaatttaaggatatgagaatcggttatcgcacatacacttgtgaggacaagtgggagtttgttggagcttgtgtccttcacaaattagtgtgataacatttgtaaatctcttacaggttcacaagggtatacttcgtatatttaataagttgattaacgtttacctaataacggttggcttgctagaaagtttgacgttattatcatacagatggcggtgatcaactggtccctaaaggtcacacctataggatgtgtttgagagatgtggttatagaaatatgatcacattgatgcctaatatgactaaacagttagtcaatgtgttgatgagacaattatttaatgaagattaaataatattagttgagacaattaatcagaattcgtaaattaaatataataagttatatttaattaaatgtatgtaatgttagcttggacgaattaatctgttaattcgtaattaaatgtaatcagttatatttaatatcaacaagaagaatgtgtcatagtggtaatagtgagggtacacaaaccaagaggtcatgggtgcgatcctcactagatgacaattaacacattttatacatttttggaataaccaaaaataaggagatcatactccttatttcggttatatgggccgaattagggaagataatatctcccttattcacTCCCATTTTTCGGTTACAATAAGAGACAAAGGGGGATCATTTTCGAGgaaccctaattctcttttaacctaatctctccactcatcagaaaaacacaaaaacaacctaaatttttacagaaaatttagatcgattctagcattatcaaagggcatatctcatatcgtcttgggtacaactaataggcgaatatctattttgatattgttcttaggccgtatttgctaggaccgaaggttatttctgaatcctttacttttgtttatgtaattttattttatgactactGATCAtcttcattaaattcgttataatccttgaacttaaagggattcatacagataaatcccacagttGCATCATTAATGTGCTTATGTTTCTCTATCTTTTGCAACAATCCATGTGGTTTGTTAATGGGAGGCAATGGTTCCATTGAAAGAAGATTAGTTTGAACTTGCTCAAAACCAGAATTTAATCCCATTAACAGTTGAATTAGCTTGGTGTGGGTCTCACTGTTTAAACACCTTTTCATTAATTGACAAGTACAACTGTCAATAGCACCACAAGTACACATGGGCAAAGGATCAATGTGATCAATGGTTTCCCACACATTCTTCAGTTTGCTATAGTACTCAATAAGAGAGATATTATCTTGGGTAAGTTTATGTAATTCCTTGCGCAATTCATACAACACAAGAACATTAAACTGCCCATAACGCTCAACCAATTCAGCCCACAGAGATTTAGATGAAACAGAATACTCTAAATTCTCACGCAATGGTTTATCCAGGGAATTGGGAATCCAACGAAGAACAAGCAAGTCACACCTTACCCAGGAATCGTACTTTTTGTCTGAAGAAGCTGGAGGAGAACATTCACCGATAATAAACTCCGTCTTGTTCTTGGAAAACAAAGCCTGAATCACCTCGCGTTGCCATTGCATAAAATTGGTTCCGTTAAAGAGAAATGAAGACAGCTGAAGATTGTGAGAATCATTGCTTGAGAGAAACAACGGATCATCTAATGGTGAATAAAATTGATCACCAGAATTCTCAGATTCCGAAGGCATTTTATTGTGATTATGATTGTATGATCAAAGAAATATCAATGATCTTGATTGAATTTTTAGAAGACGAAGAAATATAAATGTGATCAGAGAAATAACAATGAATCACAAGAATTTTGTAGCggaatgtaatactccgtattttatattactatttaagtcgggttaattgtttagtcgataattacgttaagttattttacttgactcgcgttgtatcgtaagatcgagttgttttgtaagttaattgagacgggtttatatggaattcgagatgtgagctaacccatttaccctcgacccatttgagtttacccaataacatgtttaacccaattaacccaacacccaacatcatgtttttaacctaattttaccctagcaCTATaaaaccctactccctcacccgcctccctcatttcatcggcatcaatctcaaccttcacgcaaattgagagagagtgagtgagtgtgggtgttgacggcgcagtAAGGAAGGCTTTAGGGTGGTTTTCGACGTCCGTAGGTgaccctggtggctgttgtggtggcagaAAAGGTATGAGTGCAACCCTTCCCTTCTGTTTTCGATTTTCTGTCGGGTTTTGATTGTTGTGGCGTGTCTTAGGGAGGCGGtactggtggttgttgacggggtatctGAGTTGTGTGGTACGTGTCGGGTGTTGTGGTGGTTGTTAGGGAGGTTTTAGGCGGTCGTAGTGGCAGGGAGAGGCGGCATCGACATAGGGTAGCAACGGGTTAAAATAcgggttttcaggcgggtttagacggttaggattggggtaacgccaccgtggactcgggggaggtcgaaacggcggcgccacGGCGTCTGGGTGCGTTGTTTGACGGCGAgcagggctgtggtggtttggcaggggataggTGATGGCTGCGGTGGTTGTAAGTCGAGAACAGGGGGcggttggtgaggcacggtggtgaaccaggccaaacgatggccctggtttgactcgccggcaaCAGTCGACCCTGTTGGGGGCGatcgttggtggctgggtcaaACTGGGGGTTTgggctggtggctgacacggGCTAGAGGCGGCGCGTGGGAGCGTGGAAGTGCGTGTGAAGGGACGATGGTGATGACgggttgttttagttttgaaacggttttgtcgtagatttaatcgttataattcgttaatttgTCGTATTCttagttagttaatttaattcccgagttatttaaaatatttagagacgggttttgagtcgggtttgttaaaatggaaaagctgctagatcgggaaagtttccatttaaggaaactttccattttaggaagtttctatttttttagtaactttctattttgggaacgggaatagtttaagtaattgtttagcatttatttatctttcagagggcgaatttgttgtggaatattactgagcacccgactatttgactacAGTACTGAGGTAaaggaatacactgattgagttcttacgattataaagagttggcatgttcggtgattatatgacatatctgattatcttatttatcttgttgagcattattgtttcatacgtttcatacattgcatttgcatcggagttggagttggaggagatgagattattgcgattaaggcccgtgggttctcgcagacttgccatGGTGTCCTCGGCCATTTAgccggtatatcgacgacggtcgattgatatagtctgccggggatcggtatggctgggcgttccggggatgtgtgtgatggagttgagaatGGAGGATtatagcattgcattctttatttatatcgtattacctactcaacctcgcggttgaccctgtgtattcatgtacgcctgtgatgatccatttactggggagcagattgataggttgttgagacatttggagctggcaggggagagagcatggatcacctgacttagagctagctcaCTTTTATTTTCgtttagctatcagactttatttccagttttgagacatgtttcatttcagttgtaaagatttataaacttttaatttaaagtactgtttatctttccctttgttttctactgcctcgggtttccgatatggtaacacccttatttatctgaggagtcctagtccaggcccttaaataaatgggggtgttacaaagtggtatcagagcgaacaatcctcaggcctaaaccaatgaatccaatgaacataggaagagtctaaataaaatgaaccccggataGAACTCATAGGGAGCACACtgaaggtaagggatgagttaggggccccctcacaccgaaccattggccctctcagtttgacccgggaaccctgagtgtaaatgagagaaagggtagaaaagttgcatgATGTTGAGTAtgaattcatatatcgttgcctaagtgttaactgattgatatattaattgttgcataaaagagttgatgGGAGGTTGTGGCATAATACTTTGCGTGTTTTAAAGTTGATTCATACTTATATCTCCATAAAGTTTGTGTTAGAAgactatgtctagtgatatgcggttatatgATCCCTAAACCATGCTAGGTAGACAAGTAGAGTAAGAAGTGATAGAATTGGCTAGAGTTGCCAAGGTGATTTTGTGTTGCAGCTAATTCCTAAAATTTTCTTATAGTCATGCCTCCACGAAGGAACACGGCTGTAAACATCACCCAGGCAGAGTTAGATCAACTACTggctgagaatgaggccctaaaggccaaaaGAATTGACCCTACTAAGATGAGTACAATAGTGGCGAGCCATAACCCTACCATTTTCACTGGAGAGGGGGAACCTCACTTGCTGGGAGATTGGTGTCGGGAGTTCACCAACCTATTCGAGCTGATAGCTTGTCCTCAAGAGCTGCAAGTAGACCAGCCGCCCACTACCTCGGGGCCACACTGGGAATGGTGGACTAGGAACAAGGCGGAGATCCGACATATTGCTAGGGATATTGAGGAAGGATACGTGTCTTGGTTGGAATTTCAAGCGATACTGACGGACCAGTTCATGCCAGAGTTCAGGAAAGCTAAGCTAAAGGAGGAATTCGATACGTTTAAGATGACAGAGGACATGACGGTGGACACATACCATAGGAAGTTCCGACTGTTGGCTTCATATATCGATGAATTTGCTAAGGACGAGACCAtgctggctttgaggtttgagaggggactGACGGTGGATATAAAGAAGAGGCTCACGGCAGCTCCACCTACCACCGTTCAGGACATATACCTGAGGGCTGGTGCTGCTGAGAGGCTCTCCGAGCAGATCAAGGAGGATAAGAAAGGAAAAGCTGAGAAGAGGAAGCCGAAAACTGTCAGTGATAATACCGGGGCCAAGAAGTCAATTCGAGCAAGTTCGGTGGATACTCCACCAATAGTGCTCCTGGGGGGATGAGGAATCAAAGCGGAGGCAGTTACAGAGGTGCTAGTATTGGAGGTAATGCGCCCATGGTCACTTGTTTTGGCTGTGGGAAGTTGGGGCACAAGAGATGGGAGTGCCGAAGTTCTGGAGGAAACCAATCTGGGGGTTTCCAGACACCTACATCTGGGTTCGGTGGATCTCGAACAGCGGGATCGGGGGTACAACAACTACCGTACTCCTAACATCAAGGCTATGGAGGAGGTGCCCGATCTGGGCAAGTAACGATTAtcaaggaagctacaacaactatcGAATCGAGCAAGTCGAACCAGcccagtgggggtggcaattTTCAGAGGAACCAGAATGAGGGGAACAAGCAACCTGGTACGGCTTCATCGAGTCAGTCTGGAGCTAAGtccagtggcaagctctttgccatgggaAAGGAAGCAGCTAAGGAGGATGCTCACGTAGtgactggtacttttcttgtcaACTCTAAACCCACCTTCGTGTTATTCGATTCGGGTGCCACACATTCATTCATATCTAGGGAGCATGTTAGAGCCTTGAACCTTACTGCATATGATAGAGTGGTCGATTCTGTTATAGTACCCTCGGGAGAGTATGTGTCTTGTGATAGAATCTATACTAGTGTACCTATTCAGATTGGGGAGGTTGTCTTTCACTGTGATCTTATGGAGTTTCCATTGGGTGGTTTCGAGGTGATTCTAGAGATGGATTGGTTGGGGAAGTACAAAGCTTTCATTGACTATTACCAAAAGAAAATATCATTGAGAGGACCTAAGGGAGTCAGAGTAACCTACAAGGGATAcagggtcaaacccaaagtcaaatttATTTCAGTAAACACCCTCAAATCGAGTCTAAGGAAGGGAGACCAGTTGATCTTGTGTCAGATGTGGGATAGAGAGTCTGAGACCCCTAGGATTGCTGACATACCTGTGGTGAGAGACTTTGAGGGGGTATTTCCGGAAGAGATTCCTGGGCTACCACCTAAGCGCGACGTTgacttttccattgatctaaAGCCGGGAGCTGGACCTATTTCTAAACCACCATACCGTATGGGACCGAAAGAGATTGAAGAAGCAATTGGATGAATTGGCTGAGAAGGGTTATATTCGACccagtgtttcaccttggggtgcACCTGTCCTATTTGTCAAGAAAAAGGATGGAAGTTTGAGGCTGTGTGTGGATTACCGAGAGTTGAATAATGTGActatcaagaaccgttatcctttgcccatgatcgatgatttgtttgaccaatTGAGTGGGGCTGGAGTGTTCtcgaagattgatctga
The Silene latifolia isolate original U9 population chromosome 11, ASM4854445v1, whole genome shotgun sequence genome window above contains:
- the LOC141614585 gene encoding uncharacterized protein LOC141614585 translates to MRPWSLVLAVGSWGTRDGSAEVLEETNLGVSRHLHLGSVDLEQRDRGYNNYRTPNIKAMEERNQNEGNKQPGTASSSQSGAKSSGKLFAMGKEAAKEDAHVVTGTFLVNSKPTFVLFDSGATHSFISREHVRALNLTAYDRVVDSVIVPSGEYVSCDRIYTSVPIQIGEVVFHCDLMEFPLGGFEVILEMDWLGKYKAFIDYYQKKISLRGPKGVRVTYKGYRVKPKVKFISVNTLKSSLRKGDQLILCQMWDRESETPRIADIPVVRDFEGVFPEEIPGLPPKRDVDFSIDLKPGAGPISKPPYRMGPKEIEEAIG